A single Diceros bicornis minor isolate mBicDic1 chromosome 7, mDicBic1.mat.cur, whole genome shotgun sequence DNA region contains:
- the LOC131408071 gene encoding olfactory receptor 52N4, with the protein MLMLNKTDVTLASFILNGVPGLEDTHKWISFPFCSMYVVAIVGNCGLLYLICYEDSLHKPMYYFLAMLSLTDLVMCSSTIPKALCIFWFHLKEIGFHECLIQMFFIHTFTGMESGVLMLMALDRYVAICYPLRYSTTLTNPVIAKAGLATFLRGVFLIIPFAFLTKHLPYCKGHIIPHTYCDHMSVAKLSCGNVKVNAIYGLLVALLIGGFDILCITVSYTMILRAVVSLSSAEARQKAFSTCTAHICAIVFSYSPAFFSFFSHRFGGHTIPPSCHIIVANLYLLLPPTMNPVVYGVKTKQIRDCVIRILSGSKDNKSHGI; encoded by the coding sequence ATGCTAATGCTGAATAAAACAGATGTGACcctagcctcattcattcttaatGGAGTTCCAGGACTGGAAGATACACACAAGTGGATCTCCTTTCCATTCTGCTCCATGTATGTTGTGGCTATTGTAGGGAATTGTGGACTCCTCTACCTCATCTGCTATGAAGACTCACTGCACAAGCCCATGTACTACTTCTTGGCCATGCTTTCACTTACTGACCTTGTCATGTGCTCTAGTACAATCCCTAAAGCCCTCTGCATCTTCTGGTTTCATCTCAAAGAAATTGGCTTTCATGAATGCCTGATCCAGATGTTCTTCATCCATACCTTCACAGGGATGGAGTCTGGGGTGCTCATGCTTATGGCCCtggaccgctatgtggccatctgctaCCCTCTGCGCTATTCAACTACCCTCACCAATCCAGTCATTGCAAAGGCTGGGCTTGCTACTTTCCTGAGAGGGGTGTTTCTCATCATTCCCTTTGCTTTTCTCACCAAGCACCTGCCCTACTGCAAAGGGCATATAATTCCCCATACCTATTGTGACCACATGTCTGTAGCCAAATTATCCTGTGGCAATGTCAAGGTCAATGCCATCTATGGTCTGCTGGTCGCTCTCCTGATTGGGGGTTTTGACATCCTGTGCATCACAGTCTCTTACACCATGATCCTCCGGGCAGTGGTCAGCCTCTCTTCAGCAGAGGCTCGGCAGAAGGCCTTCAGCACGTGCACTGCCCACATCTGTGCCATTgttttctcctacagtccagctttcttctccttcttctcccacCGCTTTGGGGGCCACACAATTCCTCCATCTTGCCACATCATTGTGGCCAATCTTTATCTGCTCTTGCCTCCCACTATGAACCCTGTTGTCTATGGGGTGAAAACCAAGCAGATACGAGACTGTGTCATAAGAATCCTTTCAGGCTCTAAGGATAACAAATCTCATGGCATATGA